A part of Terriglobia bacterium genomic DNA contains:
- the apaG gene encoding Co2+/Mg2+ efflux protein ApaG: MATSEAVTRGIRVKVRAHYVSEHSTPDRGRWFFAYTVRIENEGDERAQLLSRHWIITDANGEIEEVQGPGVIGEQPVIDPGEHFEYTSACPLPTPFGSMRGTYQMVTPRGDLFEVEIAPFALSEPYSVN, translated from the coding sequence ATGGCGACGTCCGAAGCGGTGACCCGCGGCATTCGCGTCAAGGTGCGCGCTCACTACGTGTCCGAGCACTCGACCCCCGACCGCGGCCGGTGGTTCTTCGCGTACACCGTGAGGATCGAAAACGAGGGTGACGAGCGCGCGCAGCTCCTCAGCCGCCACTGGATCATCACGGATGCCAACGGGGAGATCGAGGAGGTCCAGGGCCCCGGCGTGATCGGTGAGCAGCCCGTCATCGATCCCGGCGAGCACTTCGAGTACACCTCCGCCTGCCCCCTCCCCACGCCGTTCGGCTCGATGCGCGGCACGTACCAGATGGTCACGCCTCGGGGCGACCTCTTCGAGGTCGAGATCGCCCCGTTCGCGCTTAGCGAGCCTTACTCGGTGAATTGA
- a CDS encoding thioredoxin domain-containing protein yields MKSRLALVLTLLLVVTALPLLAKDKDKAKKEKDVAPAATTAPADGVAAYLGSESITMDEVNKQAEAGMERMRQQEAQYRRQVAQQTYEIRRAALDQIVQDKLLAKEAAARSTTADELVKTEIEGKAGEPTKDEIKDFYEKNKARMGGKNLDQASPDIEKGLRQMKVQTRRAAFVKELQDKANLRVMLDPPRIDVKVPAGWPGTKGPEKAPVTLVEFSDFQCPYCKRAEPTVEQILADYGDKIRFAYRDYPLSFHPRAMPSSIAAHCAADQGKYWEMFTNLMHEQGDLSDDDLKKRAATVGLDSAKFQACYESKKPEATIKASFDDGAAAGVTGTPSFFVNGRMIVGAKPIEEFKALIDEEIARATTK; encoded by the coding sequence ATGAAGTCCAGACTCGCACTGGTTCTTACCCTGCTGCTCGTCGTGACGGCGCTCCCCTTGCTGGCCAAGGACAAGGATAAGGCCAAGAAGGAAAAGGACGTGGCCCCGGCCGCAACGACGGCCCCGGCCGACGGGGTCGCGGCCTACCTGGGCAGCGAATCGATCACGATGGACGAGGTGAACAAGCAAGCCGAGGCCGGCATGGAAAGGATGCGCCAGCAGGAGGCGCAGTACCGCCGGCAGGTCGCACAGCAGACCTACGAAATCCGTCGAGCGGCGCTGGATCAGATCGTCCAGGACAAGCTCCTCGCCAAGGAAGCGGCGGCGCGTTCGACCACGGCCGACGAGCTGGTGAAGACCGAGATCGAGGGCAAGGCGGGCGAGCCCACCAAGGACGAGATCAAGGATTTTTACGAGAAGAACAAGGCCCGCATGGGTGGGAAGAACTTGGACCAGGCCTCCCCCGACATCGAGAAGGGACTCCGCCAGATGAAGGTCCAGACGCGAAGGGCGGCCTTCGTGAAGGAACTCCAGGACAAGGCGAATCTGAGGGTGATGCTCGACCCGCCGCGCATCGACGTCAAGGTGCCCGCCGGCTGGCCCGGAACGAAGGGGCCCGAGAAAGCGCCGGTGACGCTCGTCGAGTTCTCGGATTTCCAGTGCCCCTATTGCAAGAGGGCCGAGCCGACGGTCGAGCAGATCCTGGCCGACTACGGCGACAAGATCCGCTTCGCGTACCGCGACTATCCTCTCTCGTTCCATCCCAGGGCGATGCCCTCGTCCATCGCCGCCCACTGCGCGGCCGACCAGGGGAAGTACTGGGAGATGTTCACCAATCTGATGCACGAGCAGGGGGACCTGAGCGACGACGACCTCAAGAAGCGCGCGGCCACGGTGGGGCTCGACTCCGCGAAGTTCCAGGCCTGCTACGAGAGCAAGAAGCCGGAAGCGACGATCAAGGCCTCGTTCGATGACGGCGCGGCCGCCGGCGTCACCGGGACCCCGTCGTTCTTCGTGAACGGCCGGATGATCGTCGGAGCGAAACCGATCGAGGAGTTCAAGGCCCTGATCGACGAGGAGATCGCGCGGGCCACCACGAAGTAA